The Henckelia pumila isolate YLH828 chromosome 2, ASM3356847v2, whole genome shotgun sequence genome includes a window with the following:
- the LOC140882961 gene encoding uncharacterized protein: MGKKSSAAAPLNRLFAWVRRQSTKVKTFLGVACVLCALVAVKFLLREHNHFFIASESVHFTGILVLIYKLTTQKTCTGISLKSQELTAIFLTARLCCSYMMEGDIHTLLDLSTLLSTLWVIYMIRFKLKSTYVSKLDSIPLYYVVVPAAILAILIHPYTQHARIARILWAFAVYLESVSVLPQLLMIQNTKMIEPFTAHYVFALGVSRFFGCAHWIIQVYESAGKYLFLVSVAYAWVPMVLLAEIVQTFILADFCYYYVKSVVDGRLLVSLPSPV; encoded by the exons ATGGGGAAGAAGAGCAGCGCCGCGGCGCCGTTGAACAGGCTTTTTGCATGGGTGCGGCGGCAATCGACCAAAGTCAAGACATTTCTTGGGGTGGCGTGCGTGCTGTGCGCGCTGGTGGCTGTGAAATTCCTGCTCAGGGAGCATAACCATTTCTTCATCGCCTCCGAATCCGTCCATTTTACTGGGATTTTGGTCTTGATTTATAAGCTCACCACTCAGAAGACTTGCACCG GTATTTCTCTGAAGTCTCAAGAGCTCACGGCTATATTCTTGACGGCCAGATTATGCTGTAGCTATATGATGGAGGGTGACATTCACACTCTTCTCGATTTGTCGACGCTCTTATCAACTTTGTGGGTTATCTACATGATAAGATTCAAGTTAAAATCAACATACGTTTCCAAGCTGGACAGCATTCCCTTATATTATGTG GTGGTGCCGGCTGCAATTCTTGCCATCCTCATCCATCCTTACACCCAACATGCACGTATTGCTCGAATTCTTTGGGCATTTGCTGTGTATTTGGAATCCGTATCAGTTTTGCCGCAACTTCTGATGATTCAGAACACCAAG ATGATCGAACCATTTACAGCCCATTACGTTTTTGCGCTTGGGGTTTCAAGATTTTTCGGATGTGCTCATTGGATCATTCAG GTGTATGAGTCTGCTGGAAAGTATTTGTTCCTGGTCAGCGTTGCTTATGCTTGGGTTCCTATGGTCCTGTTAGCAGAAATTGTTCAGACTTTTATCCTGGCAGATTTCTGTTACTATTACGTAAAGAG
- the LOC140878470 gene encoding chaperone protein dnaJ 20, chloroplastic-like has protein sequence MAVVYAPARETLYQVLGIAENGTVSEMKKAYREMARKYHPDVSAPEMREEHTRRFIMARKAYQTLSDPQSRDLYDRNLATGKQGTEEERGYWWRIRWQAQLDELQKRKQTVPTTMSRY, from the coding sequence ATGGCAGTAGTCTACGCTCCGGCGAGAGAGACGCTGTACCAAGTGCTGGGGATTGCAGAGAACGGAACGGTGTCGGAAATGAAGAAAGCGTACAGAGAGATGGCGAGAAAGTACCATCCCGACGTTTCGGCGCCGGAGATGAGGGAAGAACACACAAGGAGGTTTATAATGGCGCGCAAAGCCTATCAAACACTTTCGGATCCGCAGAGTAGAGATTTGTACGATCGAAATTTGGCCACAGGAAAACAGGGGACGGAGGAGGAAAGAGGGTACTGGTGGAGAATAAGGTGGCAGGCACAGCTTGATGAGCTTcagaaaagaaaacaaacagTGCCCACAACAATGTCTCGTTACTAG
- the LOC140881541 gene encoding nicotine N-demethylase CYP82E3: MLICKMNFLSTLLIVSAGLLALLLLYNLRKASKRGNLPPQAAGAWPVIGHLHLLGGQIPVYKVLAALAEKYGPIFTIRLGMYPALVISNWEAVKDCFTNNDKVLANRPNSNAGKYLGYNNAAFGFIDAGPYWREIRKLVVIEVLSHRRLEALKHVQVSELHTSINELYESVQENPGKMVIMSDWIEQLTLNIIVMMIAGKRYAESSKDSAESRKARSFRKVIKEFMCISGQFVVSEAIPVRPLEWVDFQGHIKSMKRVSKEVGNIIESWIQEHMEGTPGNLEQDFIHVMLAKIDDRYTSYGHTRETIIKATVMNLILAGSDTTSIHLTWLLSILLNNTAIMRRAQEEIDQKVGKERWVDESDITNLVYLQAIVKETLRLYPPGPMSVPHEAMEDCVVNGYLIPKGTRLLVNLWKLHRDPRIWDEPDEFKPERFLTSHAEVDYAGQHFEFVPFGSGRRSCPGITFAMQVTHLTLARLLQGFDFATPENVPVDMTEGQGITMPKATPLEVVVAPRLHGLFCKN, from the exons ATGTTAATCTGCAAAATGAACTTTCTTTCTACTCTGCTAATTGTTTCAGCGGGGCTTTTAGCCCTGCTTCTGCTTTACAATCTACGGAAAGCTAGCAAAAGAGGCAACTTGCCCCCACAAGCCGCCGGTGCTTGGCCCGTAATAGGCCACCTCCATCTATTAGGCGGCCAAATCCCAGTATACAAAGTCCTAGCAGCTTTGGCAGAGAAATATGGTCCCATTTTCACGATCCGACTCGGAATGTACCCTGCACTTGTCATAAGCAACTGGGAAGCTGTTAAAGATTGCTTCACCAACAATGATAAAGTGTTGGCAAACCGCCCAAATTCTAATGCAG GTAAGTATCTTGGCTACAATAATGCAGCCTTTGGCTTCATCGACGCGGGCCCATATTGGCGCGAAATCCGGAAGCTCGTGGTGATAGAAGTGCTGTCTCATCGGAGGCTCGAGGCACTGAAACATGTCCAAGTGTCTGAACTACACACCAGCATCAATGAACTATACGAGTCAGTTCAAGAAAATCCAGGCAAAATGGTGATCATGAGTGATTGGATCGAGCAGCTAACTCTGAACATAATCGTGATGATGATCGCAGGGAAAAGGTACGCAGAGAGCAGCAAAGACAGCGCAGAATCTCGGAAAGCTAGATCTTTTAGGAAAGTCATCAAGGAGTTCATGTGCATATCCGGGCAGTTTGTAGTCTCCGAAGCTATCCCGGTTCGACCTTTGGAGTGGGTTGATTTTCAAGGACACATCAAGTCCATGAAGAGAGTTTCTAAGGAAGTCGGTAATATAATCGAAAGCTGGATCCAGGAGCACATGGAAGGGACTCCGGGAAACCTTGAACAAGATTTCATCCATGTGATGCTCGCGAAAATTGATGATAGATATACAAGTTATGGGCATACTCGTGAGACCATAATCAAGGCGACAGtaatg AATCTCATCTTagcaggctctgataccacctccATTCACTTGACATGGCTCTTATCCATACTACTAAACAATACGGCAATCATGCGACGAGCCCAAGAGGAAATAGACCAAAAAGTTGGTAAAGAAAGATGGGTAGATGAATCAGACATCACAAATTTAGTGTACCTCCAAGCTATCGTAAAAGAGACGTTGCGGTTGTATCCACCGGGGCCGATGTCGGTACCGCACGAAGCCATGGAGGACTGCGTCGTAAATGGCTACTTGATTCCAAAAGGCACACGTTTGTTAGTGAACCTGTGGAAGTTACACAGGGATCCAAGAATCTGGGATGAACCTGATGAATTTAAACCCGAGAGGTTCTTGACAAGCCATGCTGAAGTGGATTACGCGGGCCAACATTTTGAGTTCGTCCCATTCGGTTCGGGCAGGAGATCGTGCCCGGGGATTACCTTTGCGATGCAAGTGACGCACTTGACCCTTGCTCGTCTGCTGCAGGGATTCGATTTCGCGACACCAGAAAACGTCCCCGTGGACATGACTGAAGGCCAGGGTATCACCATGCCTAAGGCAACTCCATTAGAAGTGGTCGTTGCTCCGCGACTACATGGTTTGTTCTGCAAAAACTAG